The following nucleotide sequence is from Candidatus Omnitrophota bacterium.
TTTCAATTTCTAACATTATCAGGTTTGAAGGAGCGATAAACAAATTGTTAATAAAACCAATTCCTCCAAGGCTGATATTGTCGCTTATGGCGTTATCAAAATGTGTTGAACCGCGGATTTGATAGCGTAAAGGAGCGTGTAAACCAATCCTCTGGAACCGTCTTTTTTCCTCTTTTTGCTTCTCCATGCAACTATTATATCACGAAAATTATTAAAGTCAAAACCAATAAGCTAAATATAAGTTGTTTAGAAAAATGACCGGGATTAATCCCGGTCATTTTTTATGGATTATTTAAGCAAAATAATTTACTAATTTTTTATACAGGTGGATTCCCAGTGTTCACGCGTATCAAGGTGATCCGGACGAGTATACCAGTTGACAAATGTAAATCCGTCAGCGCACTTCAAATTCCAACAATTGATATTTTGTATAGGATATATTGGGCCTTGAATAAATTTGCAGTCTGTATGAATAGCATTGATTTCTGTTTTGGCAAAACCGTAAAATCCCCCTTGTTGATAGCCACCAGCTTCAACCCATTGGGTTCCATTGCAATAGTATAGTTTGTTGCTTGAATACACTACGGATCCTGCAGTGGTTGCGCTACAGCCTTGGCCGCTATTACCAATTCTTATTGTTCCATTAACATCTAATCTGGTTTGAGGATTTGTGGTTCCGATGCCAACATTCCCACTGTTACCCACAATACGCATGCGCTCAGTTCCAAAGCTTCCTTCCCAATAGTCATGCACAAATGCCAAGTCCGAGCCTGTTGCTACTGTTCCCGCGCGGTTAATAATTCCAAATGCGGCTTGCCCATTTTGTTGAAAACTTAAACCTACATCTCCAGAGTTTGTTCTTTTTAGGGCAAGTTTTATGTTGCGATTATTTGTGTTATCATCTCTTACA
It contains:
- a CDS encoding PilZ domain-containing protein; the protein is MEKQKEEKRRFQRIGLHAPLRYQIRGSTHFDNAISDNISLGGIGFINNLFIAPSNLIMLEIEIAAKILRPVGRVVFSSPMPHSNRNRLGIEFIEIDPAEKNYLSEYINLKLGKI